In Xyrauchen texanus isolate HMW12.3.18 chromosome 23, RBS_HiC_50CHRs, whole genome shotgun sequence, a genomic segment contains:
- the LOC127617284 gene encoding LOW QUALITY PROTEIN: toll-like receptor 1 (The sequence of the model RefSeq protein was modified relative to this genomic sequence to represent the inferred CDS: inserted 1 base in 1 codon) produces the protein MMASSGWLVSVYLICFLPSNILAIERVVVIYSSQNLSSVPNDLKSSTEDLDLSLNYIKVLRSQDFSKTPRLHFLNLSWNILEDIDSDTLTLTPALEILDLSHNRLQNLSNQLYLLHAGNLQFLDLSSNMFSVMALGREFSTLKNLQWLGLSAQSIRSEDFANIANLTLKTFFINVGETKTYEESSLLGVNADKAVIALSKRKLDYAIAANAYATFQKLEFTEVDSEMKFLQPPYQQGTIRTVNLEFSKVISTWKELTSCINTVLMSSIQQLSLSDITITNMMNGKPVFQGNGLDLFSVRNASVTVFLFNQEDLYDFLINITSRNLSLTQTPIVHMTCPKAVSKIEAIDLSDCALTENIFSLGPDNECSTLTNLEMLVLRGNNLRNLRPLTLRIHLMNSLKYVDFSQNTLTYAEEQGRCVWPSQLFHVDLSSNVFDHNVFKCLPRSIRILNLLNNHVTTVPADTPLLYKLSILDXNGNRLLDLPTCQTFPNLQKLLVRSNSIHSPLPGVLKTCPQLQALDASHNPFICTCALREFSGLINAKATQHGRGNPGLILGHWPDSYLCSYPESWRNTTLKDFYLPEISCNAWILAITILIPTITLVIVVCLLCHQLDAPWYLKMIWKWTRAKHHAITSQERAEDMEGVCFHGFVSYSQKNAEWVKGQLLPKLEGEDPTTIHNGLRLCHHERDFIPGKTIVQNILRCIEQSRRCVFVLSSQFVQSEWCHYELYFANHQRVTRGLDSIILILLEPLPVYLIPSKYHQLKAMMSRRTYLEWPQEGTKQKLFWANLRAVLQADLPIPPETEVE, from the exons ATGATGGCATCAAGTGGGTGGCTGGTTTCAGTTTATCTTATATGTTTCCTCCCATCTAATATTCTGGCCATTGAGAGAGTTGTAGTGATTTATTCATCTCAGAACCTGTCCTCGGTTCCcaatgacctcaagtcatcaacAGAGGATTTAGATCTGTCCCTGAATTACATCAAGGTGTTGAGGAGCCAAGACTTCAGCAAAACCCCTAGACTCCATTTCCTAAATCTGTCCTGGAATATACTGGAGGATATAGACAGTGACACGCTTACCTTGACCCCTGCTTTGGAAATTTTGGACTTGTCACACAACAGACTCCAAAACCTCTCCAATCAGCTGTACTTGCTTCATGCAGGTAATCTGCAGTTCTTGGACCTGTCGTCCAACATGTTTTCTGTTATGGCACTAGGGAGGGAATTTTCTACCCTCAAAAACCTGCAGTGGTTGGGCCTGAGTGCGCAATCAATCCGTAGTGAAGACTTTGCCAACATCGCCAATCTTACTCTCAAAACCTTCTTTATTAATGTTGGCGAGACAAAGACCTATGAGGAGAGCAGTCTACTGGGTGTAAATGCAGATAAGGCAGTTATTGCTCTGTCCAAAAGGAAGCTTGATTATGCAATCGCTGCCAATGCCTACGCAACATTTCAAAAGCTGGAATTCACTGAAGTTGACAGCGAGATGAAGTTCCTCCAGCCGCCGTACCAGCAAGGAACCATACGCACTGTTAACCTGGAATTCTCCAAGGTGATTAGCACCTGGAAAGAGTTGACAAGTTGTATTAATACAGTGTTGATGTCTTCAATTCAACAGCTTTCTTTATCAGACATTACCATCACTAACATGATGAACGGTAAGCCTGTGTTCCAGGGAAACGGATTAGATTTATTTTCAGTAAGAAATGCGTCAGTTACTGTATTCCTCTTCAACCAAGAGGACCTCTATGACTTCTTAATAAACATAACGTCAAGGAATCTCAGCCTTACACAAACGCCCATTGTCCATATGACCTGTCCAAAGGCTGTTAGCAAGATCGAGGCTATAGATTTATCCGATTGTGCCCTTACAGAAAACATATTCTCTCTCGGTCCAGATAACGAATGCAGTACACTGACAAACCTTGAAATGTTGGTTCTGAGGGGCAATAATCTCAGAAATCTTAGACCACTGACTTTAAGAATTCATCTCATGAACTCACTGAAATATGTTGACTTTAGCCAGAATACACTTACCTATGCAGAGGAACAGGGCAGGTGTGTCTGGCCTTCCCAACTATTCCATGTGGATTTATCATCCAATGTGTTTGACCACAATGTGTTTAAGTGTTTGCCAAGGTCCATAAGAATCCTTAACCTCCTCAATAACCATGTCACCACAGTACCTGCAGATACACCTCTTTTGTACAAGTTGAGCATTCTGG CTAACGGGAATCGCTTATTGGACCTTCCCACCTGTCAAACATTCCCAAACCTGCAGAAGCTCTTGGTAAGATCAAACTCCATCCACTCACCTTTACCAGGAGTCCTGAAGACTTGTCCACAACTTCAAGCTCTGGATGCAAGTCACAACCCCTTCATCTGCACTTGTGCTTTGCGTGAATTCTCAGGCCTCATCAATGCCAAAGCTACGCAGCATGGAAGAGGGAATCCTGGCCTGATTCTAGGGCACTGGCCGGACAGCTACCTATGCAGTTATCCAGAATCCTGGAGAAATACCACTTTAAAAGACTTCTACCTCCCAGAGATCTCTTGCAATGCCTGGATTCTGGCCATTACTATTTTGATCCCAACTATCACTTTGGTAATTGTTGTCTGCCTTCTTTGCCATCAGTTGGATGCCCCGTGGTACCTCAAGATGATATGGAAATGGACCCGAGCCAAGCACCATGCAATAACATCTCAAGAAAGAGCAGAGGACATGGAAGGGGTGTGCTTCCATGGTTTCGTATCATACAGCCAGAAGAATGCTGAGTGGGTAAAGGGTCAACTATTGCCCAAACTTGAGGGCGAGGACCCGACCACAATCCACAATGGGTTGCGACTGTGCCACCATGAACGGGACTTCATCCCGGGTAAGACAATCGTCCAGAACATTCTGCGTTGCATTGAGCAGAGTAGAAGATGTGTCTTCGTGCTGTCATCTCAATTCGTCCAGAGTGAATGGTGCCATTACGAGCTCTATTTCGCCAATCACCAGAGGGTAACTCGAGGGTTGGACAGCATCATTCTTATTCTGCTGGAACCTCTGCCAGTATATCTTATTCCCTCCAAGTACCACCAGCTCAAGGCCATGATGTCCAGACGTACATACCTAGAGTGGCCACAGGAAGGCACCAAACAGAAACTGTTTTGGGCAAACCTCAGAGCAGTTCTGCAGGCCGACCTTCCCATACCACCAGAGACAGAAGTGGAGTGA